The genomic segment GTGTCTAGTTCGTTAATGATGCCCATTTTATTTTTATCGAGATGACCAAATGTTGTTACTGCAATGGAACCATATGTAAACACGGCACCCAGTGCTATTGTTTCATCAACCCCGAATAGACCTTCGTCAGACTCAACGATTTGTTGTAATGGGGCGGACAGTTTTCCCTGTTCTGCCAGTTCATCTAATTCAATTCCCACAAGGATCGCATGCTGAAGTTCCCGTTTTCGAAGGACACCTTCGATAGATTCAATGCAGTGGGCCATTGTAAGACCATTATTATACGGATATTGTAGTTCATAGACGATTTCAGCGATTGCTTCCAACGTCACACCGCGCCGTTTCAAAGCCGCTTTCGTTGCTTCAGTCACAACTTTTGAATGTACAATTTTTGTATCATCATGCATTCCTGCCAACCCCTTTTATAGTTAGTATATAAACAGAACACAACTATTATACCTGACCTTAACGATATGATACAATTTCAATATACACGCAATTTGAGGAGGCAACCAGAGTGAAATACGGAAAAATAGAAGATATATCAATTTACAGTAAAGCACTTGATGAGGAAATGCAGTTGCTCATTCATTTGCCCCACAACTTTTCACCTCTCTATAAATATTCAGTGCTGATTGCATCTGATGGGAAAGATTATTTTCAGTTCGGCCGTATAGGACGGGTCGTTGACGAATTAATTGACGCCGAAGAAATTGAAAACGTCATTGTAGTTGGTGTTCCTTATAAGAGTGTCAAAGAACGCAGGCGCATGTATCATCCCGATGGGGACCGACGTGAAGCCTACACCCGCTTCCTTGCTCATGAACTTGTTCCGTATATCGACGACAATTATCCAACATATCAGATTGGGGCAGGCAGGGCTCTTATCGGCGATTCCTTAGCGGCGACGATTTCTCTTCTAACTGCATCGAAGTATCCCAATATATTCGGGAAAGTGATTCTGCATTCCCCTTATGTCAATGATTTTGTGCTTGAAAAAGTGGAAGCTTCA from the Sporosarcina psychrophila genome contains:
- a CDS encoding phosphatidylglycerophosphatase A, with the protein product MHDDTKIVHSKVVTEATKAALKRRGVTLEAIAEIVYELQYPYNNGLTMAHCIESIEGVLRKRELQHAILVGIELDELAEQGKLSAPLQQIVESDEGLFGVDETIALGAVFTYGSIAVTTFGHLDKNKMGIINELDTKKGQAIHTFLDDLVASVAACAASRIAHRTRDLQEAGETFEDITPEETMPETKVKGAQI
- a CDS encoding alpha/beta hydrolase gives rise to the protein MKYGKIEDISIYSKALDEEMQLLIHLPHNFSPLYKYSVLIASDGKDYFQFGRIGRVVDELIDAEEIENVIVVGVPYKSVKERRRMYHPDGDRREAYTRFLAHELVPYIDDNYPTYQIGAGRALIGDSLAATISLLTASKYPNIFGKVILHSPYVNDFVLEKVEASQDPSRFSIYHVIGKEETQVNTQVDGVQDFLTPNRTLNELLERKGFPYFYDEFNGDHTWKHWQPDVRRAIQMVFGH